One Mercenaria mercenaria strain notata chromosome 12, MADL_Memer_1, whole genome shotgun sequence DNA segment encodes these proteins:
- the LOC123533900 gene encoding centromere protein V-like isoform X2, protein MLTGQKMSENMVTHRGGCHCGAIRFEVQAPSKLHVYECNCSICRMKQNNHFIVPQSRFKLLQGEDNLTTYTFNTHKAKHTFCKTCGVQCFYTPRSNPDGYGVTPHSLDPGTVTSIHVEKFDGQNWESHIGTTDIHKRSQE, encoded by the exons ATGCT tactGGGcagaaaatgtctgaaaatatgGTTACACACAGAGGAGGTTGCCACTGCGGAGCCATCAGGTTTGAGGTTCAAGCACCTAGCAAGCTTCATGTTTATGAATGCAA TTGCAGCATTTGCAGGATGAAGCAAAACAACCACTTTATAGTGCCTCAGTCAAGGTTTAAGTTGTTACAG GGAGAGGACAACCTCACAACCTACACGTTCAACACACATAAAGCAAAGCATACATTCTGTAAAACATGTGGTGTGCAATGTTTTTACACACCAAGGTCAAATCCTGATGGCTATG GTGTAACCCCACACAGTCTGGACCCTGGAACTGTCACGTCTATACATGTGGAGAAGTTTGATGGGCAGAACTGGGAGTCACATATTGGGACAACAGATATACACAAACGATCACAAGAATAG
- the LOC123533900 gene encoding centromere protein V-like isoform X1 produces MIDPFGTGQKMSENMVTHRGGCHCGAIRFEVQAPSKLHVYECNCSICRMKQNNHFIVPQSRFKLLQGEDNLTTYTFNTHKAKHTFCKTCGVQCFYTPRSNPDGYGVTPHSLDPGTVTSIHVEKFDGQNWESHIGTTDIHKRSQE; encoded by the exons ATGATTGACCCATTTGG tactGGGcagaaaatgtctgaaaatatgGTTACACACAGAGGAGGTTGCCACTGCGGAGCCATCAGGTTTGAGGTTCAAGCACCTAGCAAGCTTCATGTTTATGAATGCAA TTGCAGCATTTGCAGGATGAAGCAAAACAACCACTTTATAGTGCCTCAGTCAAGGTTTAAGTTGTTACAG GGAGAGGACAACCTCACAACCTACACGTTCAACACACATAAAGCAAAGCATACATTCTGTAAAACATGTGGTGTGCAATGTTTTTACACACCAAGGTCAAATCCTGATGGCTATG GTGTAACCCCACACAGTCTGGACCCTGGAACTGTCACGTCTATACATGTGGAGAAGTTTGATGGGCAGAACTGGGAGTCACATATTGGGACAACAGATATACACAAACGATCACAAGAATAG
- the LOC123533900 gene encoding centromere protein V-like isoform X4, which produces MSENMVTHRGGCHCGAIRFEVQAPSKLHVYECNCSICRMKQNNHFIVPQSRFKLLQGEDNLTTYTFNTHKAKHTFCKTCGVQCFYTPRSNPDGYGVTPHSLDPGTVTSIHVEKFDGQNWESHIGTTDIHKRSQE; this is translated from the exons atgtctgaaaatatgGTTACACACAGAGGAGGTTGCCACTGCGGAGCCATCAGGTTTGAGGTTCAAGCACCTAGCAAGCTTCATGTTTATGAATGCAA TTGCAGCATTTGCAGGATGAAGCAAAACAACCACTTTATAGTGCCTCAGTCAAGGTTTAAGTTGTTACAG GGAGAGGACAACCTCACAACCTACACGTTCAACACACATAAAGCAAAGCATACATTCTGTAAAACATGTGGTGTGCAATGTTTTTACACACCAAGGTCAAATCCTGATGGCTATG GTGTAACCCCACACAGTCTGGACCCTGGAACTGTCACGTCTATACATGTGGAGAAGTTTGATGGGCAGAACTGGGAGTCACATATTGGGACAACAGATATACACAAACGATCACAAGAATAG
- the LOC123533900 gene encoding centromere protein V-like isoform X3 → MIDPFGTGQKMSENMVTHRGGCHCGAIRFEVQAPSKLHVYECNCSICRMKQNNHFIVPQSRFKLLQGEDNLTTYTFNTHKAKHTFCKTCGVQCFYTPRSNPDGYELTLKALNATRHHLDTGCNPTQSGPWNCHVYTCGEV, encoded by the exons ATGATTGACCCATTTGG tactGGGcagaaaatgtctgaaaatatgGTTACACACAGAGGAGGTTGCCACTGCGGAGCCATCAGGTTTGAGGTTCAAGCACCTAGCAAGCTTCATGTTTATGAATGCAA TTGCAGCATTTGCAGGATGAAGCAAAACAACCACTTTATAGTGCCTCAGTCAAGGTTTAAGTTGTTACAG GGAGAGGACAACCTCACAACCTACACGTTCAACACACATAAAGCAAAGCATACATTCTGTAAAACATGTGGTGTGCAATGTTTTTACACACCAAGGTCAAATCCTGATGGCTATG AGCTAACACTAAAGGCATTGAATGCCACTAGACACCACTTGGATACTGG GTGTAACCCCACACAGTCTGGACCCTGGAACTGTCACGTCTATACATGTGGAGAAGTTTGA